From a single Pyxidicoccus xibeiensis genomic region:
- the ftsH gene encoding ATP-dependent zinc metalloprotease FtsH: protein MRSTYKTIGLWVILIVLFVAFYNFFSQGNDQVQEPSFTQLLSKVEEKKVKEVAVKGNTYSGKFVDTSEKFRTTGPAPDAAMLNQLRSNGVDVKYEREEQNSLWLTILGQWMPVVFLFLFFIFFMRQLQGGSGKAMTFGKSKAKLLSESHNKVTFADVAGVDECKEELEEIVAFLKDPKKFTKLGGRIPKGVLMMGPPGTGKTLLARAVAGEAGVPFFSISGSDFVEMFVGVGASRVRDLFEQGKKNAPCIIFIDEIDAVGRHRGAGLGGGHDEREQTLNQLLVEMDGFESNDGVILIAATNRPDVLDPALQRPGRFDRRIVVPRPDLKGRLGVLKVHTRRVPLAPEVELDVIARGTPGMTGADLENLVNESALMAARQNKERVDLSDFEAAKDKVFMGPERRSMIMTEKEKRNTAVHEAGHALLAKLLPGCDPLHKVTIIPRGQALGVTWSLPTEDKVNGYKKQILDQISMAMGGRIAEELMFNEMSSGASNDIERATETARAMVCRWGMSEKLGPLAFGKSDGEVFLGRDFNSSKDYSEDTARQIDSEVRAIVVGCYERGRSLLTEHFEALKRVSEALVEYETLDAEDVNILLQGGQLTRERPPPRVNAPPKATEKKDKRKILDALEGLPTMEPKKA, encoded by the coding sequence GTGCGTTCGACCTACAAGACCATCGGGCTCTGGGTCATCCTGATCGTCCTCTTTGTCGCCTTCTATAATTTCTTCTCCCAGGGCAATGACCAGGTCCAGGAGCCCTCCTTCACGCAGCTGCTGTCGAAGGTGGAAGAGAAGAAGGTCAAAGAGGTTGCGGTCAAGGGCAACACCTATTCCGGCAAGTTCGTCGATACGAGCGAGAAGTTCCGTACGACGGGCCCTGCGCCGGACGCGGCCATGCTCAACCAGCTCCGCTCCAATGGGGTGGACGTGAAGTACGAGCGGGAGGAGCAGAACAGCCTCTGGCTCACCATCCTCGGCCAGTGGATGCCGGTCGTCTTCCTGTTCCTCTTCTTCATCTTCTTCATGCGCCAGCTCCAGGGCGGCAGCGGCAAGGCGATGACCTTCGGGAAGTCGAAGGCCAAGCTCCTGAGCGAGAGCCACAACAAGGTCACCTTCGCTGACGTGGCCGGCGTGGACGAGTGCAAGGAGGAGCTGGAGGAGATCGTCGCCTTCCTCAAGGACCCCAAGAAGTTCACCAAGCTGGGCGGCCGCATCCCCAAGGGCGTGCTGATGATGGGCCCGCCGGGCACGGGCAAGACGCTGCTCGCCCGCGCGGTGGCCGGCGAGGCTGGCGTGCCGTTCTTCTCCATCTCCGGCTCGGACTTCGTGGAGATGTTCGTGGGCGTCGGCGCCAGCCGCGTGCGCGACCTCTTCGAGCAGGGCAAGAAGAACGCCCCCTGCATCATCTTCATCGACGAAATCGACGCCGTGGGCCGTCACCGTGGCGCGGGCCTCGGCGGTGGACACGACGAGCGCGAGCAGACGCTCAACCAGCTCCTCGTGGAGATGGACGGCTTCGAGTCCAACGACGGTGTCATCCTGATTGCCGCCACCAACCGTCCGGACGTGCTGGACCCGGCGCTCCAGCGCCCCGGCCGCTTCGACCGGCGCATCGTGGTGCCGCGTCCCGACCTGAAGGGCCGCCTGGGCGTGCTCAAGGTCCACACCCGCCGCGTGCCGCTGGCGCCCGAGGTGGAGCTGGACGTCATCGCTCGCGGTACGCCGGGCATGACGGGCGCGGACCTGGAGAACCTGGTGAACGAGTCGGCGCTGATGGCCGCGCGGCAGAACAAGGAGCGCGTGGACCTGAGCGACTTCGAGGCCGCCAAGGACAAGGTCTTCATGGGCCCGGAGCGCCGGTCCATGATCATGACCGAGAAGGAGAAGCGGAACACGGCCGTCCACGAGGCGGGCCATGCGCTGCTGGCCAAGCTGCTGCCGGGCTGCGACCCCCTCCACAAGGTCACCATCATCCCGCGCGGTCAGGCCCTCGGCGTCACCTGGAGCCTGCCCACCGAGGACAAGGTCAACGGGTACAAGAAGCAGATCCTCGACCAGATCTCCATGGCCATGGGCGGCCGCATCGCCGAAGAGCTCATGTTCAACGAGATGAGCAGCGGCGCCTCCAACGACATCGAGCGTGCCACCGAGACGGCGCGCGCCATGGTGTGCCGCTGGGGCATGAGCGAGAAGCTGGGGCCCCTCGCGTTCGGCAAGAGCGACGGTGAGGTGTTCCTGGGCCGCGACTTCAACTCGTCCAAGGACTACTCCGAGGACACCGCCCGGCAGATTGACTCCGAGGTGCGCGCCATCGTCGTGGGCTGCTACGAGCGCGGCCGGTCGCTGCTGACCGAGCACTTCGAGGCGCTCAAGCGCGTCTCCGAGGCCCTGGTGGAGTACGAGACGCTGGACGCCGAGGACGTGAACATCCTCCTGCAGGGCGGCCAGCTCACCCGTGAGCGCCCGCCTCCGCGCGTCAACGCTCCGCCGAAGGCGACGGAGAAGAAGGACAAGCGGAAGATCCTCGACGCGCTCGAGGGCCTGCCGACGATGGAGCCGAAGAAGGCGTAG
- a CDS encoding TonB-dependent receptor domain-containing protein translates to MKTASARATLLCLVLLVAASARAEEPVLLHSAPPRAEPNAALQLDGTLVEGRRVLELYVRYRGPGEPFARVAMERQYGDLYRGIIPAGHMVPPGVEYYVEGLTTDGERIPLFQSAARPARVLVGGETPAATATVTPPVSRPAATPESRPATTRPPPVERTRPSPSTPPASRDDSMAALTADLPSDVPTEPPPPARTARPATPTPRDTASASEPRASADAPVARDERPRLATREPRSSDEGAAADAPARTEMEEDLALYSAEDTLALATRHEETVRTVPAIGASFGREQIHALGARTVADVLDVVPGLYVSRDVQGFHRTSVRGLRNDAELLFLLNGHRLNNFFDGKALMNLPVENLERVEVIRGPGSALYGAGAFLGVVNIVTDRTDGVRTAVSGGGFFERDDRLAATVDGHASAGHTSGDLRLFADVDVWSQAGDSTVIENDSLDDEARSQGLRDVEDPAGRTRDERFLVNAGGGLSYALGGAGRLGASARILSEKRGALLGLFDAVGEDSELRWNVLMADLTWERTFGASVSLRARAGFDQQSTDRFFQLTPRGFRTGTGDGLLFEDGMLEQTRVSVRSLTGSVDADVVLGSGNRLSLGAVVEQQSLGEYEYETNYTLDARPRPEGLARPEGLEDLISLAGGDASKRLTVGLFAQDQWTVVSSLTLTFGVRLDATQLPTVNAAGAITGTSFVPRINPRVGLVFSATDALVLKALYGRAFRPPTLQELVERIPDTDYNQGRFEGNPRLQPSTVDTFELGADLIQSAGDARVRLRANAFIALFDSPIIPVDTTGNIVPLRNRELGVRVYGVEGEARLEASKRAHAWLNASISRAEDLELPSQSRLLTDTPQARFNAGVSMPIGAWVNFDVVVRAGAERRNNSRSVLELIRRYKIPAYSLITAQLRTEPILDHWDVAVVAHNLFDNDLRDDVPRPDRVPGLLPREGMSGYLTVRARY, encoded by the coding sequence GTGAAGACCGCATCCGCTCGCGCGACCCTCCTCTGCCTCGTGCTCCTCGTTGCGGCGTCTGCCCGCGCCGAGGAGCCGGTGCTCCTCCACTCCGCGCCTCCCCGTGCAGAGCCCAACGCGGCGCTGCAACTGGACGGCACGCTGGTGGAGGGCCGCCGTGTCCTGGAGCTGTACGTCCGCTACCGGGGCCCCGGCGAGCCCTTCGCCCGGGTCGCGATGGAGCGGCAGTACGGCGACCTCTACCGCGGCATCATCCCCGCAGGGCACATGGTGCCGCCCGGCGTCGAGTACTACGTCGAGGGCCTCACCACCGACGGTGAGCGCATCCCGCTGTTCCAGTCCGCCGCCCGTCCCGCGCGCGTGCTCGTGGGCGGGGAAACTCCCGCGGCGACCGCCACCGTCACGCCCCCTGTGTCCCGGCCCGCCGCGACGCCGGAGAGCCGGCCTGCCACGACGCGGCCCCCTCCGGTGGAGCGCACCCGGCCGTCCCCGTCCACGCCGCCGGCTTCGCGCGATGACTCCATGGCCGCGCTCACCGCGGACCTTCCCTCGGATGTGCCCACCGAGCCCCCGCCGCCAGCGCGCACCGCCCGGCCGGCGACCCCGACTCCGCGAGACACCGCGTCCGCGAGCGAGCCCCGGGCCTCCGCTGACGCGCCAGTGGCCCGCGACGAGCGCCCGCGCCTGGCCACCCGGGAGCCCCGGTCCTCGGACGAGGGGGCAGCCGCCGACGCCCCCGCGCGCACCGAGATGGAGGAGGACCTGGCCCTCTACAGCGCCGAGGACACGCTGGCGCTGGCCACCCGCCACGAGGAGACGGTGAGGACGGTGCCCGCGATTGGTGCCTCGTTCGGCCGCGAGCAGATTCACGCGCTGGGCGCCCGCACCGTGGCGGACGTGCTGGACGTGGTGCCCGGCCTCTACGTCAGCCGCGACGTGCAGGGCTTCCACCGCACCTCCGTGCGCGGCCTGCGCAACGACGCGGAGCTGCTCTTCCTCCTCAACGGCCACCGCCTCAACAACTTCTTCGACGGCAAGGCGCTGATGAACCTGCCGGTGGAGAACCTGGAGCGCGTGGAGGTCATCCGCGGCCCCGGCTCCGCGCTCTATGGCGCGGGCGCCTTCCTGGGCGTGGTCAACATCGTCACCGACCGCACCGACGGCGTGCGCACGGCCGTGTCCGGCGGCGGCTTCTTCGAGCGGGATGACCGGCTCGCCGCCACCGTGGACGGCCATGCCTCCGCCGGGCACACCTCCGGAGACCTGCGCCTCTTCGCGGACGTGGACGTGTGGAGCCAGGCCGGCGACTCCACCGTCATCGAGAACGACTCGCTGGACGACGAGGCGCGCTCGCAGGGCCTGCGCGACGTGGAGGACCCCGCGGGCCGCACCCGCGACGAGCGCTTCCTCGTCAACGCGGGCGGAGGCCTCTCCTACGCCCTGGGCGGCGCCGGCCGGCTGGGCGCCTCCGCGCGCATCCTCTCCGAGAAGCGCGGTGCGCTCCTGGGCCTGTTCGACGCGGTGGGCGAGGACTCCGAGCTGCGCTGGAACGTCCTCATGGCGGACCTCACCTGGGAGCGGACGTTCGGCGCCTCCGTGTCGCTGCGCGCCCGCGCCGGCTTCGACCAGCAGTCCACCGACCGCTTCTTCCAGCTCACCCCCCGGGGCTTCCGCACCGGCACCGGTGACGGCCTCCTCTTCGAGGACGGGATGCTGGAGCAGACGCGCGTCTCCGTCCGCTCGCTCACCGGCAGCGTGGACGCGGACGTGGTGCTCGGCTCCGGCAACCGCCTGTCCCTGGGCGCGGTGGTGGAGCAGCAGTCGCTGGGCGAGTACGAGTACGAGACGAACTACACCCTGGATGCCCGGCCGCGCCCCGAGGGGCTGGCCCGGCCCGAGGGGCTGGAGGACCTGATATCGCTGGCCGGCGGCGACGCGTCCAAGCGCCTCACCGTGGGCCTGTTCGCGCAGGACCAGTGGACCGTCGTCAGTTCCCTGACGCTCACCTTCGGCGTGCGTCTGGACGCCACCCAGCTTCCCACCGTGAACGCGGCCGGCGCGATTACCGGCACGAGCTTCGTGCCCCGCATCAACCCGCGCGTGGGGCTCGTCTTCTCCGCCACGGACGCGCTGGTGCTCAAGGCGCTGTACGGCCGCGCCTTCCGTCCTCCCACGCTGCAGGAGCTGGTCGAGCGCATCCCCGACACCGACTACAACCAGGGCCGCTTCGAGGGGAACCCGCGGCTGCAGCCCTCCACGGTGGACACCTTCGAGCTGGGCGCGGACCTCATCCAGTCCGCGGGCGATGCGCGCGTGCGGCTGCGCGCCAATGCCTTCATCGCCCTGTTCGACTCGCCCATCATCCCGGTGGACACCACGGGCAACATCGTCCCGCTGCGCAACCGCGAGCTGGGCGTGCGCGTGTACGGCGTGGAGGGCGAGGCCCGCCTGGAGGCCTCCAAGCGCGCCCACGCCTGGCTCAACGCGAGCATCTCCCGCGCGGAGGACCTGGAGCTGCCGTCCCAGTCCCGCCTCCTCACCGACACCCCGCAGGCCCGCTTCAACGCCGGCGTGTCCATGCCCATTGGCGCGTGGGTGAACTTCGACGTGGTGGTGCGCGCGGGCGCCGAGCGGCGCAACAACAGCCGCTCCGTGCTGGAGCTCATCCGCCGCTACAAGATTCCCGCCTACAGCCTCATCACCGCGCAGCTCCGCACCGAGCCCATCCTGGACCACTGGGACGTGGCGGTGGTGGCGCACAACCTCTTCGACAACGACCTCCGCGACGACGTGCCCCGGCCGGACCGCGTCCCCGGCCTGCTGCCGCGCGAGGGCATGTCCGGCTACCTCACCGTGAGGGCCCGCTACTGA
- a CDS encoding pirin family protein: MMTVRPSEARGHANHGWLDSHHTFSFASYYDPDNMGFRALRVINEDRVTPGEGFDTHSHRDMEIITYPLSGAIAHRDSTGGREVLRAGEVQRMTAGTGVMHSEFNGADEELHFLQIWIIPDQKGLKPGYEQKAFPESERKGRWRVLASKDAREGSLTVHQDVALLGTLLGKGEQTEYTLAPGRHAWFQLVRGRGTLNGVELKTGDGVAISDESRLVLSATEPTEALLFDLA; encoded by the coding sequence ATGATGACCGTACGCCCTTCTGAAGCCCGCGGACATGCGAACCACGGCTGGCTGGACTCCCACCACACCTTCTCGTTCGCGAGCTACTACGACCCCGACAACATGGGCTTCCGCGCCCTGCGCGTCATCAACGAGGACCGCGTCACGCCCGGCGAGGGCTTCGACACGCACTCGCACCGCGACATGGAGATCATCACCTACCCGCTCAGCGGCGCGATTGCGCACCGTGACAGCACGGGCGGCCGCGAGGTGCTGCGCGCGGGCGAGGTGCAGCGGATGACGGCCGGCACGGGCGTCATGCACAGCGAGTTCAACGGCGCGGACGAGGAGCTGCACTTCCTGCAGATCTGGATCATCCCCGACCAGAAGGGGCTGAAGCCCGGATATGAGCAGAAGGCCTTCCCCGAGAGCGAACGCAAGGGACGCTGGCGGGTGCTCGCCAGCAAGGATGCCCGCGAGGGCAGCCTCACCGTGCACCAGGACGTCGCACTCCTGGGCACGCTGCTCGGCAAGGGCGAGCAGACCGAGTACACGCTCGCGCCGGGCCGCCACGCCTGGTTCCAGCTGGTGCGCGGCCGGGGCACGCTCAACGGCGTGGAGCTGAAGACGGGAGACGGAGTGGCCATCTCCGATGAATCGCGGCTGGTACTGTCCGCCACCGAGCCTACCGAGGCCCTGCTGTTCGACCTCGCCTGA
- the tilS gene encoding tRNA lysidine(34) synthetase TilS, with amino-acid sequence MAPNHPRKRLLTAVLHEAYRRLGLEGRSVLLAVSGGADSTALLVGTAKVRERLRLHVEVATLDHGLRPESAEEVRTVERLAASLGFTCHVRELRLRSGAALEARAREARYAALEALRQARGLRAVATAHTATDQAETLLMRLARGTALRGAGGIQEARAGLVRPLLELTREEVVAFLAAEGVSYSTDPMNADPALFRTRVRHDVLPALSRAAGFPVEERLASFARLAAEDDALLAGLAEEAWRRLRLEDGSLEAVGVRALEAPLRRRVLARLLSEAGVLVEDATLARVLRAVERGGTASLGRELQLRAASGRVRCVRLEPSLDSSMEEGAARSVLRLEGAGARGAWARGWTFSAEVGPPPVGVLGLALAEGTHWPLTVRTRQPGDRVRAAAGQRKLQDLLVDLRVPAEERDSRPVVTDAGGQVLWLPGLWAPPPPGGACGQYLWAVPPGPSIQRTPSL; translated from the coding sequence ATGGCTCCCAACCACCCCCGAAAGCGATTGCTGACCGCCGTGCTTCACGAGGCGTACAGACGCCTCGGACTCGAGGGCCGCTCGGTGTTGCTGGCGGTGTCGGGAGGGGCGGACTCCACCGCGCTGCTGGTGGGCACCGCGAAGGTTCGCGAGCGGCTTCGCCTGCACGTGGAGGTCGCCACGCTCGACCACGGCCTGCGCCCCGAGTCAGCGGAAGAGGTGCGGACAGTCGAGAGGCTGGCCGCCAGCCTGGGCTTCACGTGCCACGTGCGCGAGCTGCGACTGCGCTCCGGTGCCGCCCTGGAGGCCCGTGCTCGCGAGGCCCGCTACGCGGCGCTGGAGGCGCTGAGGCAGGCTCGCGGCCTTCGCGCCGTCGCCACCGCGCATACGGCCACCGACCAGGCGGAGACACTGCTCATGCGGCTCGCGCGAGGCACCGCGCTCCGGGGCGCGGGCGGCATCCAGGAGGCGCGTGCCGGGCTCGTCCGCCCGCTCCTGGAGCTGACGCGCGAGGAGGTGGTGGCCTTCCTGGCCGCCGAAGGTGTCTCCTATTCGACAGACCCGATGAACGCGGACCCCGCGCTGTTCCGCACGCGCGTGCGCCACGACGTGCTGCCGGCCCTGTCACGGGCCGCGGGCTTCCCGGTGGAGGAGCGCCTGGCGTCCTTCGCGCGGCTGGCGGCGGAGGACGACGCGCTGCTGGCGGGACTTGCCGAGGAAGCCTGGCGGAGGCTCCGGCTCGAGGATGGAAGCCTGGAGGCCGTGGGCGTGCGCGCGCTGGAAGCGCCGCTCCGCCGGCGCGTGCTCGCCCGGCTGCTGAGCGAGGCGGGCGTGCTCGTGGAGGACGCCACGCTGGCGCGGGTGCTGCGCGCGGTGGAGCGCGGAGGGACGGCCTCGCTCGGCCGGGAGCTCCAACTGCGCGCGGCGAGCGGGCGCGTGCGGTGCGTCCGGCTGGAGCCTTCCCTGGATTCTTCCATGGAGGAGGGCGCCGCGCGCAGCGTGCTGCGGCTGGAGGGCGCCGGCGCGCGTGGGGCGTGGGCGCGCGGGTGGACGTTCTCCGCGGAGGTGGGGCCGCCACCGGTGGGCGTGCTCGGGCTGGCGCTCGCGGAAGGCACCCACTGGCCACTCACCGTGCGTACCCGCCAGCCAGGCGACCGGGTGCGTGCGGCGGCGGGACAACGCAAGCTCCAGGACCTGTTGGTGGATCTTCGGGTGCCCGCGGAGGAGCGGGACTCGCGGCCGGTGGTGACGGATGCTGGGGGACAGGTGCTGTGGCTCCCCGGGTTGTGGGCACCTCCGCCACCCGGGGGGGCCTGCGGACAGTACCTCTGGGCGGTGCCTCCGGGTCCGAGCATTCAGCGGACCCCTTCGTTATAG
- a CDS encoding 5'-nucleotidase C-terminal domain-containing protein — MRLQRFSARLLAAALAFAAPLSGCIAYNDSCQPLVDDPDAVVGYLGQDVLLDRAFTRHDNNALAQVAADAFLHAEDSSARPAVLGIINGGSLRDEGLCVTRTSLRKGPLTDGVLHELILFENLVVTVDLTERQLVDMLEHSVGSLYREGQEIASPSGAFLHVSAGSSLRVDCAMPRGQRVRELKVGGRAVTLPPSQDASVRYRVAMPTFILEGGDGYGAALGNAGQDPDRNPVQARKLGGTDANLTSAYMKEKYPTPVQALVEEPRVVFVNCALPARPSGR; from the coding sequence ATGCGACTCCAGCGCTTCTCCGCCAGACTCCTCGCCGCCGCGCTCGCCTTCGCCGCGCCGCTCTCCGGCTGCATCGCCTACAACGACTCGTGCCAGCCGCTCGTCGACGACCCGGACGCCGTCGTCGGCTACCTGGGCCAGGACGTGCTGCTCGACAGGGCCTTCACCCGGCACGACAACAACGCGCTCGCCCAGGTGGCCGCGGATGCCTTCCTCCACGCGGAGGACAGCTCCGCCCGGCCCGCCGTGCTGGGCATCATCAACGGCGGCTCGCTGCGCGACGAGGGGCTGTGCGTCACCCGCACCTCGCTGCGCAAGGGCCCGCTCACCGACGGCGTGCTCCACGAGCTCATCCTCTTCGAGAACCTCGTGGTGACGGTGGACCTCACCGAGCGGCAGCTCGTGGACATGCTGGAGCACTCCGTGGGCAGCCTCTACCGGGAGGGGCAGGAGATTGCCTCGCCCTCCGGCGCCTTCCTCCACGTGTCCGCCGGCAGCTCGCTGCGCGTGGACTGCGCGATGCCCCGGGGCCAGCGCGTGCGCGAGCTGAAGGTCGGCGGCAGGGCGGTGACGCTGCCGCCCAGCCAGGACGCCTCGGTCCGCTACCGGGTGGCCATGCCCACGTTCATCCTGGAGGGGGGCGACGGCTACGGCGCGGCGCTGGGCAACGCGGGACAGGACCCAGACCGCAACCCGGTGCAGGCGCGCAAGCTGGGCGGCACGGACGCCAACCTCACGTCGGCGTACATGAAGGAGAAGTACCCCACGCCCGTGCAGGCGCTCGTCGAGGAGCCGCGAGTGGTGTTCGTGAACTGCGCCCTGCCCGCGCGGCCCTCCGGCAGGTAA
- a CDS encoding TIGR04563 family protein — MAGTDKRKQSLYFPEEMLKEIQEEATRQDRSLSWVVQQAWKIARERIKSFPAVNDVTGDERQDPREE, encoded by the coding sequence ATGGCAGGCACTGACAAGCGCAAGCAGTCGCTGTACTTCCCCGAGGAAATGCTGAAGGAGATCCAGGAGGAAGCGACCCGCCAGGACCGCTCCCTGTCCTGGGTCGTGCAGCAGGCGTGGAAGATCGCCCGTGAGCGCATCAAGTCCTTCCCCGCCGTCAACGACGTGACTGGCGACGAGCGCCAGGACCCGCGGGAGGAGTAG
- a CDS encoding TIGR04563 family protein, translating to MATTDHRKQSLYFPEDMLEEIQREATRQDRSLSWIVQQAWKVARGDIRKMPSVNDVLSPPPRPVAVAPVAAAAPTPSAPPLVAVAAAPSSDEPK from the coding sequence ATGGCGACGACAGACCATCGCAAGCAAAGTCTCTACTTCCCCGAGGACATGCTGGAGGAAATCCAGCGTGAGGCCACGCGGCAGGACCGCTCCCTGTCGTGGATCGTCCAGCAGGCGTGGAAGGTGGCGCGCGGCGACATCCGGAAGATGCCTTCCGTGAACGACGTGCTCAGCCCCCCGCCCCGTCCCGTAGCGGTGGCCCCTGTGGCTGCCGCGGCGCCGACGCCCTCCGCCCCGCCCCTGGTGGCCGTGGCGGCGGCTCCGTCTTCGGACGAGCCCAAGTAG
- a CDS encoding LysR family transcriptional regulator, with protein MDLNELLVFAKVVQAGSFTTAARGLRMPKSTVSRKVSELEQRVGAQLLQRTTRKLRLTEVGQAYYEHCARIVAEAEQAELAVTRMQATPHGLLRVTTPLTFSFLGPLIAEFMKRYPEVQLELVCSDRTVDLMEEGFDLAVRAGRLADSSLMARRLGNLERVVVASPGYLAERGTPKAPRDLEKHDCLLFGSGLASNVWTLTSGSRSVDVSVRARMVVNEPDMLHAVTVAGSGISLLPTLHYATDITAGRLQRILPDWSSSGAPVHAVYPSTRHHSPKVMAFVECLREHWPVPA; from the coding sequence ATGGACCTCAACGAGCTCCTCGTCTTCGCCAAGGTCGTCCAGGCCGGCAGCTTCACCACGGCCGCGCGGGGCTTGCGGATGCCCAAGTCCACCGTGAGCCGGAAGGTGTCCGAGCTGGAGCAGCGCGTGGGTGCGCAGCTGCTGCAGCGCACGACGCGCAAGCTGCGGCTCACCGAAGTCGGACAGGCGTACTACGAGCACTGCGCGCGCATCGTCGCCGAGGCGGAGCAGGCCGAGCTGGCCGTGACGCGGATGCAGGCCACGCCGCATGGACTGCTGCGCGTGACGACGCCGCTCACCTTCAGCTTCCTGGGGCCGCTCATCGCGGAGTTCATGAAGCGCTACCCCGAGGTGCAGCTCGAGCTGGTGTGCTCGGACCGCACGGTCGACCTCATGGAAGAGGGCTTCGACCTGGCCGTGCGCGCGGGCCGGCTGGCCGACTCGTCACTGATGGCCCGCAGGCTCGGCAACCTCGAGCGCGTCGTCGTGGCCTCGCCCGGCTACCTCGCGGAGCGCGGCACACCGAAGGCGCCCAGGGACTTGGAGAAGCATGACTGCCTCCTCTTCGGCTCGGGCCTGGCCTCCAACGTATGGACGCTGACCTCCGGGAGCCGGTCGGTGGACGTCTCCGTGCGCGCACGCATGGTGGTGAACGAGCCGGACATGCTCCATGCGGTGACGGTGGCGGGCTCCGGAATCTCGCTGCTCCCCACGCTCCACTACGCCACGGATATCACCGCCGGGCGGCTGCAGCGCATCCTGCCGGACTGGAGCTCGTCCGGCGCCCCGGTACACGCGGTCTACCCGAGCACCCGTCACCACTCTCCCAAGGTGATGGCCTTCGTGGAGTGCCTGCGCGAGCACTGGCCCGTCCCGGCGTAG
- a CDS encoding pirin family protein codes for MNTDDSNEAQLPPSLEHLIVAPTKDLGDGFEVRRALPSARRRMVGPFIFLDQMGPAVFRSGHGLDVRPHPHIGLATVTYLFEGEILHRDSLGTVETIRPGEVNWMTAGRGIVHSERTGPQTRASGGKLFGMQAWVALPKQHEEHEPTFLHHDADTMPFLDGEGVRLHLIAGALHGKRSPVKTLSDLFYADAALEAGARLVLPADYEERALYLAQGSVEVDGQTFSPGGLLVFRPGSELTIRATTPARMLLLGGEPMDGPRHIFWNFVSSSRERIEDAKEDWRARRFAAVPQETEFIPLPDDPPPVRYP; via the coding sequence ATGAACACGGATGACTCGAACGAGGCGCAGCTCCCTCCGTCCCTGGAGCACCTCATCGTCGCCCCCACCAAGGACCTCGGTGATGGCTTCGAGGTGCGCAGGGCGCTGCCCTCGGCCCGGCGCAGGATGGTCGGGCCCTTCATCTTCCTCGACCAGATGGGGCCCGCCGTCTTCCGCTCGGGCCATGGGCTGGACGTGCGCCCACACCCGCACATCGGCCTGGCCACCGTGACGTACCTCTTCGAGGGCGAAATCCTCCACCGGGACAGCCTCGGTACGGTGGAGACCATCCGCCCCGGAGAGGTGAACTGGATGACCGCGGGGCGCGGCATCGTCCACTCCGAGCGCACCGGCCCACAGACTCGCGCCTCCGGCGGAAAGCTCTTCGGCATGCAGGCGTGGGTCGCGCTCCCCAAGCAGCACGAGGAGCACGAGCCCACCTTCCTCCACCACGACGCGGACACGATGCCCTTCCTCGACGGCGAGGGCGTGCGGCTGCACCTCATCGCCGGAGCGCTGCACGGCAAGCGCTCCCCCGTGAAGACGCTGTCGGACCTGTTCTACGCGGACGCGGCGCTGGAGGCGGGCGCGCGCCTGGTGCTCCCCGCCGACTACGAGGAGCGCGCGCTGTACCTCGCCCAGGGCTCGGTGGAGGTGGACGGCCAGACGTTCAGCCCGGGCGGGCTGCTCGTCTTCCGTCCCGGCAGCGAGCTCACGATTCGGGCCACCACCCCCGCGCGGATGCTCCTGCTGGGCGGCGAGCCCATGGACGGGCCCCGGCACATCTTCTGGAACTTCGTCTCCAGCTCCCGCGAGCGCATCGAGGACGCGAAGGAGGACTGGCGCGCGCGCCGCTTCGCCGCCGTTCCCCAGGAGACGGAGTTCATCCCGCTGCCCGACGACCCGCCGCCCGTGCGCTACCCGTAG